TGATTACTTTGGCCGTACTGAAGCAACAGGATACACTCGTTTACACGTGGATGTAAATAAAGAGCGACCAACTCCTGAGGCATTTTTGGACTCCATGTTTTTTGACGTGAGAGTGATCAGTGTGGATGGGGAAAATTTGGATGAAGGAAAAACCTTAAATATTTATCGCTTAACTGAGCCTATTTTAGATACGGCTTACTATAGCTTTGATAAGTTAATGTTTGAGGAAAATCCTATCGCCACAGGAGAATTTACTTTTGGTGAAGTGAAAGACACCATTATTTCCTTACCTCTAAATGAAGAATTTCGTGAAGATTTCTTTGGGAAAATGAAGCGTGGGCTTGAGTTTCAAGACCTGTTTTTATTTAGAGATTATTTTCCTGGTGTAGCTTTTAAAGGAAAAGAAGGGGATAATACCACTCTTGGTATTGCTCTAAATACCGATACCAAAATCGCTACTTATTATCATTACCCGGGAGATACAGCGTCAACTTTATATGAAGTAAGTACTGCGGTTTCTACTGCAGCCTCCTCAAGATATTTTACTGGAATTGAAAGTGATAGAACAGGTACTCCAACTGCCGTTGTCACAGAGCCATCAGAAAATTATTCAACAGGCCCCAAAGTAGGCTTAAAAGCTGGCCTTGGCATGATGATCAAATTGGATACTAGTCCAATAGATAGCTTTCTCGACACCTTGCCTGGAGTAACGTTCAATCAGGTAAATATTATGATTGGAGAAGTGGATGAATACCCAGAAGGACAAACAGCCCCACAGAAACTATCGTTATATTTTACTGATGACTCCAATCAGTTTATAGAAAGTGGAACGTCCGTTTATTTTACGGTTCAGGCCGATGGCCAATCTCAGGTCTTTACCAATGAGGATGGTGATGAAGTGCCCAACGTTTCTGCTCCAGCAGCAATTAATTTTGATTCGGAAAAAGGTTCTTATAACCAATTGATAACTTCTTACTTGAATGCGGTTTATCGGGGTCAATTACTTCGAAAAGATTGGCTAGTTTATGGTGGTTTTGTAAGTAGTCCCATTGCTTCGGGCCAAGACCCTTTTAGACAATCTTTACGACAGTTTATAGTAGATAAAAATAAAATTAAACTTCAGGTAATCTATTCTAAGGTTAGATAAAGCCAGATTTATAAAATCAGATTTAGCCCACTTATTAAATTTTAATAAGTGGGCTATTTTTTTTGGCATGAAACCTGTTTCTTTACGGAAGTTCTAAAAAAGAAACAGAATTTTTAATTATGTGTGGAATTGTCGCGTATGTGGGCCAGCAGGAAGCTTTGCCTATCATCTTAAAAGGACTCCGAAGATTGGAATATAGAGGGTATGATAGCGCTGGAGTCGCTTTATTAAACGAAAAGGGTTTAGGAGTATATAAAAAGAAGGGAAAAGTCTCTGAATTGGAGAATTTTTTGAGTTCCAATGAAGGCCTAACTTCCAAAATTGGAATTGGCCACACTCGGTGGGCGACTCATGGAGAACCAAATGATGTCAATGCACATCCTCATTATTCTTCTTCTGAAAAATTGGCAATTATTCACAATGGGATAATTGAAAATTATGAAGTACTAAAAAAAGACTTAGAGAAAAGAGGCTATCAATTCCAAAGTGATACTGACACAGAGGTTTTTGTCAAGTTTATTGAGGATATCTACGTCAACAATGACTGTAGTCTGGAAGAAGCCCTAAGACTTGCTTTACATAAAGTAGTAGGTGCATATGCGATTGTTTTGATCAACAAAGAAGAACCTGATACCTTAATTGCCGCTAGAAAAGGATCTCCTTTAGTGATAGGAGTTGGAGAAGATGAGTATTTTTTAGCTTCTGATGCTACACCGATTATTGAGTATACTAATAAAGTGGTATATCTAGATGATTATGAGATTGCAGTGATCAGAAATAATAGGCTGCAAGTCAAAACTATTGAAAATATTGAGACCAGTCCTTATATCAATCAGCTTGAACTAGAGCTAGAGGCCATAGAAAAAGGTGGGTATGAGCATTTTATGCTCAAAGAAATTTACGAACAGCCAAAATCAATAGCTGATTGTCTTCGAGGTAGGCTAGATGCTAAATCAGGAAGATTGGTCTTAGGTGGATTGAGGGATTACATGAATAAATTCCAAAATGCAGAAAGGATTATCATTACTGCCTGTGGAACTTCCTGGCATGCCGGATTAGTAGCAGAGTACCTTTTTGAAGAATTTGCTAGAGTTCCTGTGGAAGTAGAATATGCTTCGGAGTTTCGATATAGGAATCCAGTGATCAATGAAAAAGACTTTTTGATAGCAATTTCCCAATCTGGTGAAACTGCAGATACCTTGGCTGCCATAGAGCTGGCGAAATCTAAAGGAGCCACCATTTTTGGAGTTTGTAATGTGGTAGGTTCTTCTATTCCGAGGGCAACGCATGCGGGTTCTTATACTCATGCTGGGCCGGAAATAGGTGTGGCTTCAACCAAAGCATTTACTGCTCAAATATCCGTTTTGGCAATGATGGCCTTGAAATTAGGATATCAAAGAGGAACGTTGACAGAAAGTAAATACGTTCAATTGCTACATGAATTGGCTTCGGTACCATCTAAAGTGGAAGAGGCATTGACTAGTAATGAAGCAATTAAATACATTGCTGAAGAATATAAGGATGTTAGAAACGCGCTTTACTTGGGAAGAGGGTATAATTTCCCGGTGGCACTAGAAGGTGCATTGAAATTGAAAGAAATTTCTTATATCCATGCGGAAGGGTATCCGGCAGCAGAAATGAAGCATGGACCCATTGCTTTGATTGATGAGGAAATGCCGGTGATTTTCATTGCTACTCAAGACAGCTCTTATGAGAAAGTGGTCAGCAATATTCAAGAAGTAAAAGCAAGAAAAGGGAAAGTGATCGCTGTAGTGACTAAAGGGGATACACAGGTGAAAAATATGGCAGACCATGTGATTGAAATACCTGCAATCCATGAAGCATTCGTGCCGCTGGTAGCAGTGGTGCCTCTACAATTGCTTTCCTATCACATTGCCGTTATGAGAGGCTGTAATGTAGATCAGCCTAGGAATCTGGCAAAGTCTGTTACGGTAGAATAAAATCAATAAGGCCACTTCAATTTGAAGTGGCCTTATTGATTACAAGCTCCCTCTGTCCAAGAAAGGAGTCCAGAGGTTTCTGCTACGCATGAATTCCCATATGTTTGACCATCACAGCCGCAGACAGGTTGGTATTCCATGGTGCATCCATCATTGCTAATTTTTTCTGGATCGATGCAGGTTTTTATTGGTTCTTCTTTTTCACAACTGCTTGCAGCTATCCAAACCAAGAGAAAGGTTGCTGTTTTTATATAGTTCATGATCTATGGACGAGACTTCTATGGTAAGCGCTACTAGTCTATGGATTATTACCTCGGGCGGTGGGTCACAGACCGAAATCTAATTCCAATTTATAAAGAGTTCTGTATTCGAGTTTACTAGGTAAAGGGTTTAGCTGGCGTTGTTTCTGAGTTTCTCGATCATGGTTTGTTCCTGACTGTCCGAAAGCTGTTCTCCACATCTCGTTGTCCTGCTTCTCTAGAAGCAGGACTATCCATTGTTCACCTTCATCTTGCTGGCGAAATGTTCTCGCCTCCAAATGACGATCCCGGGCCAGCGCTGGGGGATTCAAGGTTTTTATTTACCTGGCATTTCAGCCTTCCTTCCTCAGGCTTTCATACCAGGCTATAAAGCTTTGACCCCGATGGGGTCTGTCGATTAATCCTCACTTGGACTATTTGCCATTGGGTATATGAGGTTTTTGGTGTGCCGTCTGGACCGTTAAAAAAAATCGGCTAGCTCGCGAGCTTCGATTGAGATCCGCCGATTTTTAGGTAAAGACAAGCTCCAAAAATCAAATCGGTCGAAAATCGATTTGTTTTCTCATAATAAAGACAGATTTGAAGCATAGACGCTGGCAAGAGGTTTTGCCTGCCTGCCGGAAGGCAGGGGTACTTTTGCCTTTCAAAAGTACCAAGAAGATATTCCTGTTTCTATCTTGCTGGCGAAATGTTCTCGCCTCCGAATGATGATCCCGGGCCAGCGCTGGGGAAAATACTGCATCTTATTACCTAGGGTTGAAACCCTGGGCTAGGCTAAAAGCTTTGATCCCGAAGGGCTTTTCCAACTAGACGTCACTTGAACTAGTCGTGATTGATTGTTGGAGATTTTTTTGGTTGATTCGTGAGACAGGAGTCAGAGCGATTGGAGAATGTGGAAGATAATCATGAGTCACAAAAAATTATTAAATCTATCTGCTTTTACCTTAAGAAGGGCTTGGTAGTCTTTGAATTTTTATCATTATATGGATTATTTCCGCCTTCTAAAAAATTGGTACTACTAGTACTGTTGGAATGGGACGATTTAATAATTGTATTGGGTTAAGCTACTACTTCTGATTTTCGAGTAATAATCCCTATTTTTGCATCGCAAAAGTTTAATTATGCTGGATAAATTACAGGCCCTAAAGGAACGTTTTGAGGAAGTTGGGCAACTGATCATCCTGCCGGATAGTATGGCAGATATGAGTAAGTACGCAAAGCTGACGAAGGAATATAAGGATCTTGAAAAAATCGTAAGTGCTTACGATGAGTATAGCTTGGTATTGCAAAATATCACAAGCTCTAAGGAAATGCTCGACAAAGAGAAGGATCCCGAGTTCAGAGAAATGGCCAAATTGGAAATAGATGAGCTTCGAAGTAGAAAGGATGAATTGGAAGAAGAGCTCAAGCAGCTATTAATTCCTAAAGATCCCAATGATTCCAAAGATTGTATCCTGGAAATACGTGGTGGATCCGGTGGAGATGAGGCATCTATTTTTGCAGGAGACTTATTCAGAATGTACGAGAGGTTTTGTGAAATGCAGGGCTGGAAACTGACAGTTCTGGATTTAACATTTGGATCAGCAGGTGGATATAAAGAGATCATTGCTACCGTTTCTGGAGCAGATGTTTATGGTATGCTGAAATATGAGTCGGGAGTACATCGAGTGCAGCGGGTTCCCGCTACTGAATCCCAAGGAAGAGTTCATACTTCTGCAGCTTCTGTGGCAGTTTTACCCGAAATGGATGAAGTAGAGGTTCATCTTGATATGAATGATGTCAGAAAAGACACTTATTGTTCCTCTGGTCCAGGTGGACAGTCTGTCAATACCACCTATTCTGCTGTTCGTTTGACTCACAATCCTACTGGATTGGTAGTTACTTGTCAGGATGAAAAGTCTCAAATTAAAAACTTCGAAAAAGCCCTGAAAGTACTTCGGTCCAGATTGTATGAAATCGAACTGGCAAAACATAATGAATCAGTAGGTGCCCAAAGGAAATCCATGGTTGGAAGTGGAGATCGTTCTGATAAAATCAGAACCTATAATTATTCCCAATCTAGGGTGACTGACCATAGAATCAATAAAACGGTTTATAACCTACCTGATGTCATGGATGGACACATTGAGGAATTTATCTCCGCATTGAGACTGGCTGAGAACCTAGAAAAAATGCAAAACAGTGGTTTAGCAGAATAGGCAAGCTATTTGTCTGAATTATTTTTCGCAATTTTATACATTCTGAAATAAGCCTATTATCTTAAGGGATTAACCAAAGGACTTTTATGATCATCGCAGGAGAAAGAGCAATTAGTTTAGTGACTTGGAATGAGTCGCATTTTCATCAACTCTATCCTCTCGCTAATAATCCAAAAATTGCCATGAATTTAAAGGATAGCTTTCCGCAGCCTTATACGATTCATGATGCACGTTATTGGATTGAACACAATCAAAAATTTAATCCGCCTCAAAATTTCGCAATTGAGTTTGAAGGAAAGCTTGCTGGAGCCATTGGTTCAGATAGAGGGAGCGATGAACTTCGAACTAATATGGAATTGGGGTTTTGGATAGGAGAACCCTATTGGGGGAAAGGTATTGCCTGTGAGGCCGTAAAGCTTTATACCAAGTTCATTTTTGAAAAATTCGATATTCAGCGGATTTTTGCTCAGGTATATGATTTTAATGGGCAATCCATGAATGTTTTGGAAAAAGCAGGTTACATACCTGAAGCAATCTTAAAGAGAGCCTTTATTAAAAATGGAGTGATTGGAGATATTTTCCAATATGTAATCGTAAGAGGAGAAGACGGAAACTAACTTTTTCCCTTACTTACTTAACGATCACTTTTCTAATTTGAATTCCTTTTTTACCTTTTAAAACAACCATCCAAAGACCTTTGGGCATTTCTGTGAAATTCACTTCTCTTTGCCCTTCAAGTATCGTCTTTTGCATGACTTCTTGACCTAGCGCATTGACTAGATTAATCTCTTGATAGTGGGATAAATTCTCAGAGGATATAGTTATCGAACCCTGGCTTGGATTTGGAAAGATTTTGAGATTAATATCCGCAGCTGGTTCCAGCCCGGTAATAATATTTACATTAACCGCTATCTCCCTTGATTCTCCATCATTACATTGGTTTTGGGGCGTTACACTGATAGAAAAATCCCCTTCTACCAGCCATTCCACCTGTATTTTGGAGTTCCCCTGACCAGAAATAATTCTTCCTCCTTCGCCAATTTCCCATTGATAATCTACCTCTGAAACTTCTTCTACTTCATAGAAATATTCTCCAATTCCTACTTGAGCTTCCCCTATAATTGGACTTGGCTGCATTGGAGGAGCATTTACCAAAACCGGCATCACAATTTCTGAGGACTGTCCACAGCTATTTGCCAAAATTACTGAAAGAGACGTTTCACCTTTTTCTGCCCAAAGTACCTCAATTTCAGCTGTACCTTGTCCAGAAATAATTTCTCCACCTTCTACTGACCAAGTATAGTCGGTAGCCATTTCACTTTCAATCGTGTATGTTGATTGCTGATCTATGCAAACCGAACCTTGACCATCGATTTCCAAGTCACTTGAAGGTATTTTGGATACTAGGACTTCCAAAGCCGAAGTTTCTCCATTTCCACAAAAATTCTGTCTACTGACAAAAACCCCTTGTCTTCCTTCCTTGGTCCAGTTGATCTGTATGCTATTGGTGCCTTGCCCGGAAATGATTTCTCCTCCATCCACTCTCCATACAATTTGAGACCCTTCGCTTGAATCGTCTATAATTGAATAAGTACTTTCTCCCAAACAAACATTTTCGTTTCCTGAAATCTCGCTTATTCCAGATGGGGGCACGCAGTCATATTTTAAAATGGTCCCATCATCACCCACTGTAAAAGCCACTAAGGAATTACCCATGCTCACACCATATAAATCGCGTGTCGTACCACTATTTAGTTTAAACCAGTTTTCCCCTCCATCTTTGGTGAGAATGATATGCCCTCCTTTTCCCACTGCCATTCCCAAAAACTCATTCCAGAAATCTACATCTAACAAATCCGTGTCAAATGGCGTATTGATGGCTTTCCAGGTTTGGGCTTTATCCTCAGATTTTAAAATAGCCCCTTTGTTTCCTACTATTACAGCCGTATTGGAGTCTAGTTTTGCTAATGCATTTAAATTGCTTTCCGTTAATTTTGGAAGGTTTTCCCAGGTATTTCCTCCATTGGTCCAGCTAATTTGTCCATTATCTCCCATGGCAAAACCTACCTGAAAATCGTAATATGTGACATCATCTAAGTTTTCATTGGTATTGGTGACAATATCCGAATCCCAAGTTCCTCCTGAATCAAAAGATCTTGCGATATAACCATTGGTTCCAGTGACATACAGCACTGATGGAGCAAAAAGATACATTCCTGTAATGGTCTCAGGAGTTTGAGCTGGCACAGAAACCCAGGCACTTCCTGCATTGCCTGTTCTGAAAATTTGTCCATTTGCTCCAGCGGCATAGCCAAAACTTGTGTTCCAAAAATCCATGCCTTTTATATCCATTTCTACCGGTAAGGATCTGTTGACCACTGTTCTTGCGCCATTTGTGGTGATATAAAAGCTTCCTTTTTCACCTCCAATAAAGCCTCTGGCATCTGATTTAAATTCAGCTTCTCTGAAATTTGATCTTATTCCAGCTAAAAGAGTACTCCAAGTACTCCCAGCATTATTGGATCTTATGAGATAACCATCTTTTCCTACAGCAAATACCACATTTTGGTTCGGGGAAAAATTTAAACCATAAACATCTCTTGAATTCCCGTTGCCCAAATTGGCTTTGCCAAAGCTACTTCCTGAATTGGTAGACCTTAAGGCAACTGCCTCCCTACCCACTACGGTAACCAGGGCAGGGTTGATTGGGCTAATAGCAATGGAAGTCAATTCCGAATTGACCGTAGAATTAAGAGCTGCCCAATTCTCACCCCCATCTTCCGTCTTAATAATGATTCCATTGGCTCCAACGGCATAACCTATCTCTTCTGAGCTAAAAGCCAAACTGTTAAGATGAGTCGATGTACCAGTACTTAGTTTCTCCCAGCTTGTCCCTTTATCCTCACTTTTTAATATGCTTCCATTGTCTCCAGCTATATAAATGAGTTGCTCGTTGAGTACTGAAATAGACCTTAGATCATTTGTTATTCCAGAAGATATTTGGGTCCAATTTCCCCCCTGATCCTTAGAATGAAGTATTTTCCCCCCTTCAGCTACTGTTAAAAGGCTGTTTTCACTTATGAATTTTAGGTCGTAATAAGTAGAGGGAACCAAATTGCCTAAGGCTTCCCAGCTTTTACCCCCATCATTGGTTTTTATTAAGGTGCCTTGATTTCCCAACGCGATCCCCTGATTTTCATCCCAAAAGTCAATAGCTTGTATCCTATTAAAGTCAGGGGTTTGAATTTCTTCCCAAGTTATTCCTCCATCTTGGGTTCTTATCAATAAATTTTCACCTGCAGCAATGCCAGTTTCAGAGTTAATCCAATGAATAGCATGAAGGTCTAGGCCCCAGCTTTGCATTCTTTCCCAGCTTTGAGCAAATAGGGAATTGCCTGAAAGGAAAAGTAGTAAAAAGAAGCAAAAAAGCTTTCGCATAGCTAAAGGCATTGTTCAAACAAAAATACGTGAATTCCTTACTTGACAAAGAGAAGTATAATTCAATAGTTTGCCTTTCTCAGTTTTTCAAGAGAAATAAAGGAATGATTCGTAATTTTAATTATAAAGAAAAAGCTATGGAAAGAATAAGCATATATGCCTGGGTGTTCACTTTGTTGGTCTTTTCCTGTGGACCTAGAGAGAGAATCCCAAAAGAGGCTTTTGAAGAAGTGAACAAGAATATGGAGATCAAGAGGATTTCTGAAGTAGAAATTTTGGAGAGTGCCATGGAATGGGGGGATTCATTGACGACCAAAGCGCAGAAAAATTTAATTGAGAATTTGCAACAGGCAATTGCTGATGGGGGCTTTGGAGAGGCAATCAAATTTTGCAAAACCAATGCAACAGAATTGGAGAATGAGCTATCCGGAAATGAAGAAATTCTTATCCGTAGAGTTTCTACCAAACACCGCAACCCCAGCAATGCTCCGACGGAAGAAGAAGCTATGATTTTGGAGGCCTATGCCTACAATTCTGAGCAAGGTTTAGAGAGTGATCCCAATATTCAAAAAATAGAAGGTGGAGAGGTGTTTTTGTACACCAAGGCAATCATATTTCCTGGTGGTTTGTGCAATAATTGTCATGGAAAACCTGAGGTGGATATTTCAAAGTCAACATTAGAGGTTATTAGTTCAAATTACCCGGAAGATATGGCAACGGGATTCAGAAAAGGAGATTTGAGAGGTATGTGGTCAGTCAGAATTCCGAAGAAAGAAGTGGTAAAACGACTATAATTCTGCTCAAAAAAAGGAAAAGCTAATTTTCATTCGAGAAAAATAATTTAAATAAAATATTATCAATATTTAGAAGGGAATATTAAGTAATTAATAATAAATGTTAGGGATTATTATTTAATCCAAAATGATCAAATGAATAAATTGATAGTTTGTTATAATTTTTCTTTAAATAATTCAATAAAACCAGATATTTTGCTAGTGCAATCGATTGAATTGAGCAAGATTCAGTCAGTAAATAAAATGATTCAGTAATAAATTGGTTAGATTTATCGAGAATATTGATTGTTAAATTTTATTAATGCAACCCAAACCAATAACCGCGTATGAAAAACTCTACTCGATTTAAGCTTTTTGGCTTAACATTTTTAATGTACTTGGGCTTGATGAGCTCAGTATTGGCTCAGACCCGGGAGGTGTCTGGTGTCGTAATTTCAGGAGAGGATAATTTGCCGCTCCCAGGGGTTTCCGTCTTAGTGAAAGGTACCACTGTAGGTACAGTCACGGATGTTGACGGGAAATTTGCAGTTAATGTAGATGGATCCGATGCTACATTAGTTTTATCATTTATCGGATTTACAACTCTTGAAGTTCCTGTTGGTGATCGAAGCACATTTGATCTTACTTTATTACCAGACACCAAATCTTTGGAAGAGGTAGTTGTCGTAGGTTATGGTGAGCAAAAGAAAGAAACCATTACAGGTTCGGTAGCAACCGTAAAAGGTAAAGACCTTGTAAAGTCTCCTGCAATGAACCTTTCCAACTCCCTTGCGGGACGTATGGCGGGTGTAGTTGCAGTAAACCGTAGTGGTGAGCCTGGTTACGATGGATCTGGTATTCGGATTAGAGGTAGTAACACCTTAGGTAATAATGATGCATTGGTAGTAATTGATGGGATCCCTGCAAGAGCGGGTGGTCTTCAGCGTTTGAATCCAAATGATATTGAGAACATCTCTGTATTGAAAGATGCATCTGCTGCTATTTATGGTTCTCGTGCTGCAAACGGTGTAATTTTGGTAACCACCAAAAGAGGATCTACAGGAGCACCTGAATTGACATTTCAAGTGAATCAAGGATGGGCTCAACCTACTGTAGTTCCAGATTTGGCAAATGCAGCACAGTATGCTGGTATGCTAAATGACTTAAGTGTTTATGAATTACCAACAGAAGAGTGGGCAGCAGCAAATGAAGCTTACAAGCAAAATGGTGAATATACTCGACCAAATGGACAAGTAAGATCTGCTCCTTACACTCCAGATGAGTTAGAACTTTATAGAAATGGTTCTGACCCATGGTATTATCCAAATACTGATTGGTATGGAGAGACTTTAAAAACTTGGTCTCCACAGAGTAGATATAATTTGCAATTAGTAGGTGGTAGTGAGAATGTGAAGTATTTGACTTCTCTTGGCTATCAAAATCAGGATGCCTACTATAAAGATGCCGCAACTGGTTATAAGCAGTATGATTTCAGAATCAACTTAGATGCAAATGTCAATAAGTACGTAAAAGTAGGATTGGGTATCTTGGCGAGAGAGGAATTTAGATTCTTCCCAACAAGAGGTGCCGGTGCTATTTTCCGTATGCAAATGAGAGGTAAGCCAAATCAGCCAGCATATTGGCCAAATGGATTACCAGGTCCTGATATCGAAAACGGTGAAAATCCTGTGGTAATTACTACCAACAAAA
Above is a window of Algoriphagus machipongonensis DNA encoding:
- a CDS encoding DUF4270 family protein, which translates into the protein MKSSTAFTQHSPAKLALWALLSIILTNSCSDPATVGIELAPGNNQIGTFFEEFELPAEVVLIDSFNTTKRGNLVVGIEQDDYFGRTEATGYTRLHVDVNKERPTPEAFLDSMFFDVRVISVDGENLDEGKTLNIYRLTEPILDTAYYSFDKLMFEENPIATGEFTFGEVKDTIISLPLNEEFREDFFGKMKRGLEFQDLFLFRDYFPGVAFKGKEGDNTTLGIALNTDTKIATYYHYPGDTASTLYEVSTAVSTAASSRYFTGIESDRTGTPTAVVTEPSENYSTGPKVGLKAGLGMMIKLDTSPIDSFLDTLPGVTFNQVNIMIGEVDEYPEGQTAPQKLSLYFTDDSNQFIESGTSVYFTVQADGQSQVFTNEDGDEVPNVSAPAAINFDSEKGSYNQLITSYLNAVYRGQLLRKDWLVYGGFVSSPIASGQDPFRQSLRQFIVDKNKIKLQVIYSKVR
- a CDS encoding YCF48-related protein — protein: MRKLFCFFLLLFLSGNSLFAQSWERMQSWGLDLHAIHWINSETGIAAGENLLIRTQDGGITWEEIQTPDFNRIQAIDFWDENQGIALGNQGTLIKTNDGGKSWEALGNLVPSTYYDLKFISENSLLTVAEGGKILHSKDQGGNWTQISSGITNDLRSISVLNEQLIYIAGDNGSILKSEDKGTSWEKLSTGTSTHLNSLAFSSEEIGYAVGANGIIIKTEDGGENWAALNSTVNSELTSIAISPINPALVTVVGREAVALRSTNSGSSFGKANLGNGNSRDVYGLNFSPNQNVVFAVGKDGYLIRSNNAGSTWSTLLAGIRSNFREAEFKSDARGFIGGEKGSFYITTNGARTVVNRSLPVEMDIKGMDFWNTSFGYAAGANGQIFRTGNAGSAWVSVPAQTPETITGMYLFAPSVLYVTGTNGYIARSFDSGGTWDSDIVTNTNENLDDVTYYDFQVGFAMGDNGQISWTNGGNTWENLPKLTESNLNALAKLDSNTAVIVGNKGAILKSEDKAQTWKAINTPFDTDLLDVDFWNEFLGMAVGKGGHIILTKDGGENWFKLNSGTTRDLYGVSMGNSLVAFTVGDDGTILKYDCVPPSGISEISGNENVCLGESTYSIIDDSSEGSQIVWRVDGGEIISGQGTNSIQINWTKEGRQGVFVSRQNFCGNGETSALEVLVSKIPSSDLEIDGQGSVCIDQQSTYTIESEMATDYTWSVEGGEIISGQGTAEIEVLWAEKGETSLSVILANSCGQSSEIVMPVLVNAPPMQPSPIIGEAQVGIGEYFYEVEEVSEVDYQWEIGEGGRIISGQGNSKIQVEWLVEGDFSISVTPQNQCNDGESREIAVNVNIITGLEPAADINLKIFPNPSQGSITISSENLSHYQEINLVNALGQEVMQKTILEGQREVNFTEMPKGLWMVVLKGKKGIQIRKVIVK
- a CDS encoding Tll0287-like domain-containing protein, with the translated sequence MNSLLDKEKYNSIVCLSQFFKRNKGMIRNFNYKEKAMERISIYAWVFTLLVFSCGPRERIPKEAFEEVNKNMEIKRISEVEILESAMEWGDSLTTKAQKNLIENLQQAIADGGFGEAIKFCKTNATELENELSGNEEILIRRVSTKHRNPSNAPTEEEAMILEAYAYNSEQGLESDPNIQKIEGGEVFLYTKAIIFPGGLCNNCHGKPEVDISKSTLEVISSNYPEDMATGFRKGDLRGMWSVRIPKKEVVKRL
- a CDS encoding Kazal-type serine protease inhibitor family protein, with the translated sequence MNYIKTATFLLVWIAASSCEKEEPIKTCIDPEKISNDGCTMEYQPVCGCDGQTYGNSCVAETSGLLSWTEGACNQ
- the glmS gene encoding glutamine--fructose-6-phosphate transaminase (isomerizing); its protein translation is MCGIVAYVGQQEALPIILKGLRRLEYRGYDSAGVALLNEKGLGVYKKKGKVSELENFLSSNEGLTSKIGIGHTRWATHGEPNDVNAHPHYSSSEKLAIIHNGIIENYEVLKKDLEKRGYQFQSDTDTEVFVKFIEDIYVNNDCSLEEALRLALHKVVGAYAIVLINKEEPDTLIAARKGSPLVIGVGEDEYFLASDATPIIEYTNKVVYLDDYEIAVIRNNRLQVKTIENIETSPYINQLELELEAIEKGGYEHFMLKEIYEQPKSIADCLRGRLDAKSGRLVLGGLRDYMNKFQNAERIIITACGTSWHAGLVAEYLFEEFARVPVEVEYASEFRYRNPVINEKDFLIAISQSGETADTLAAIELAKSKGATIFGVCNVVGSSIPRATHAGSYTHAGPEIGVASTKAFTAQISVLAMMALKLGYQRGTLTESKYVQLLHELASVPSKVEEALTSNEAIKYIAEEYKDVRNALYLGRGYNFPVALEGALKLKEISYIHAEGYPAAEMKHGPIALIDEEMPVIFIATQDSSYEKVVSNIQEVKARKGKVIAVVTKGDTQVKNMADHVIEIPAIHEAFVPLVAVVPLQLLSYHIAVMRGCNVDQPRNLAKSVTVE
- the prfA gene encoding peptide chain release factor 1 → MLDKLQALKERFEEVGQLIILPDSMADMSKYAKLTKEYKDLEKIVSAYDEYSLVLQNITSSKEMLDKEKDPEFREMAKLEIDELRSRKDELEEELKQLLIPKDPNDSKDCILEIRGGSGGDEASIFAGDLFRMYERFCEMQGWKLTVLDLTFGSAGGYKEIIATVSGADVYGMLKYESGVHRVQRVPATESQGRVHTSAASVAVLPEMDEVEVHLDMNDVRKDTYCSSGPGGQSVNTTYSAVRLTHNPTGLVVTCQDEKSQIKNFEKALKVLRSRLYEIELAKHNESVGAQRKSMVGSGDRSDKIRTYNYSQSRVTDHRINKTVYNLPDVMDGHIEEFISALRLAENLEKMQNSGLAE
- a CDS encoding GNAT family N-acetyltransferase yields the protein MIIAGERAISLVTWNESHFHQLYPLANNPKIAMNLKDSFPQPYTIHDARYWIEHNQKFNPPQNFAIEFEGKLAGAIGSDRGSDELRTNMELGFWIGEPYWGKGIACEAVKLYTKFIFEKFDIQRIFAQVYDFNGQSMNVLEKAGYIPEAILKRAFIKNGVIGDIFQYVIVRGEDGN